A genomic window from Cydia amplana chromosome 3, ilCydAmpl1.1, whole genome shotgun sequence includes:
- the LOC134662432 gene encoding organic cation transporter protein-like translates to MTESVSEGATKLDFETVLNNVVGEFGKYQFISILLLAIPAACSGFMAGDYIFTAARLPHRCAVPLCDGLEPEYLPDWISNAIPETATGFDECNRYINITDSSNTTLGDECPVSMFDRNRTESCDSFVFETTNTVVYDFNLQCQEWRRALAGTFNSVGGMVALIIAGYISDNLGRRMSIIFFGFNEALTGLIRAFSVNYAMYVAFQFLQTATGGGIYSASYILATELVGPKYRVLTSATMSSAFAAGQMIVGLVASVVTEWRHLTLVLFCPVFLIVFYHWIVHESHRWLLSQNKQEQARATLNHVAGVNGRTILVSDMEYLLTAIPRKIEANKSDTKTPLFMRVVKSRVMLRRCCTTPVWWITTTFIYYGLSINSVSLSGNMYMNYVSTAAVEIPGYWMAVLVLDRIGRKVTLFTGYMSCAICCISFAFIPNNMYGLSLALYLTGKFSIAAVFTSLYLYTSELYPTRHRHSFLGYSSMMGRIGSIISPLTPPLMEYWSGIPSVLFGAMAVISAVLVLSQPETLGTKLPDTIEDAELVGSA, encoded by the coding sequence ATGACTGAAAGTGTCAGTGAAGGTGCAACGAAACTGGATTTTGAAACTGTTTTGAATAATGTCGTAGGAGAATTTGGCAAATACCAGTTCATTAGTATCTTATTGTTAGCAATACCAGCGGCGTGTTCGGGGTTTATGGCTGGAGATTACATTTTTACTGCAGCCAGGCTTCCACATCGATGCGCCGTGCCACTATGTGATGGATTAGAACCAGAGTACCTACCGGACTGGATATCAAATGCAATACCAGAAACTGCCACAGGCTTTGATGAATGTAACCGATATATAAACATAACAGACAGTAGTAATACTACTCTGGGTGATGAGTGTCCCGTAAGCATGTTTGACAGAAATAGAACCGAGTCTTGTGACAGCTTCGTGTTCGAGACAACGAACACCGTTGTGTatgattttaatttacaatgcCAAGAATGGCGAAGAGCTCTGGCTGGGACGTTCAATAGCGTTGGAGGAATGGTAGCTCTAATTATTGCCGGTTACATATCGGACAACTTGGGTCGACGAATgtctataatattttttggatttAACGAAGCACTGACTGGTCTGATAAGAGCATTTTCCGTTAACTATGCGATGTACGTTGCTTTTCAATTTTTGCAGACGGCAACCGGCGGCGGGATATATAGCGCCAGTTACATTCTAGCGACAGAACTAGTTGGGCCAAAGTACCGTGTTCTTACAAGCGCTACAATGTCATCTGCATTTGCTGCGGGTCAAATGATAGTGGGCCTTGTAGCTTCAGTAGTAACGGAATGGCGACATTTAACCTTGGTGCTCTTTTGCCCCGTATTTCTTATAGTGTTTTACCACTGGATTGTTCATGAAAGTCACCGTTGGTTGCTGAGCCAAAATAAACAGGAACAAGCTAGAGCCACGCTTAATCACGTAGCTGGTGTCAATGGACGTACTATTTTAGTGTCCGATATGGAATACTTGTTGACAGCGATACCAAGAAAAATAGAAGCAAACAAGAGTGATACCAAAACACCTTTATTTATGCGAGTCGTTAAAAGTCGTGTTATGTTACGAAGGTGTTGCACTACTCCGGTTTGGTGGATTACTACTACTTTCATTTACTATGGTTTGTCAATAAACTCAGTTAGTCTCTCAGGAAATATGTATATGAATTATGTTTCGACCGCAGCCGTAGAAATTCCAGGCTATTGGATGGCAGTTTTAGTATTGGATAGAATAGGAAGAAAAGTGACTTTATTTACGGGTTACATGTCGTGCGCCATTTGTTGCATTTCATTTGCTTTTATCCCTAATAATATGTATGGTTTGTCACTAGCTTTATACCTTACTGGCAAATTTAGTATAGCTGCCGTCTTCACTTCATTGTATTTGTATACTTCTGAATTGTATCCTACGAGGCATCGACACTCGTTCCTGGGGTATTCTTCAATGATGGGTCGCATAGGTTCCATTATATCTCCACTGACACCGCCTCTGATGGAGTATTGGTCGGGAATACCGTCGGTGCTGTTCGGCGCGATGGCGGTCATCTCGGCGGTGTTGGTTCTCTCGCAGCCGGAAACCTTAGGAACCAAACTACCAGACACCATAGAAGACGCGGAGCTTGTTGGATCTGCGTAA